Below is a window of Scylla paramamosain isolate STU-SP2022 unplaced genomic scaffold, ASM3559412v1 Contig91, whole genome shotgun sequence DNA.
gggggcagtcacagcctgccctctaaagacaactctcttcctccacacaaaactacaagcatctaataacacacacacccttcactcaaaaattttaaaatcacaatggcgactcctacaccagcctcggagtccccatctggggaggggaccataaatgtccccaggtcggactgcctttctgttgatgaccctaagtgtcttgacacccccctcaactttttctttgttaacctctgcaacattcgcggtctaagatctaattttcaatctgtagaacaccacctctcctcttctaaacctcatcttcttttcctcactgaaactcaggtgtctgaggcaactgacagtagccccttttctgttccctcctactttctctatcctcattttcgatccaaagctggatgctgcatttatgtgcgcaatgacttaacctgctcttgtgcccacgctcttgaatcttctgagttttccaccatctggctacgactacggAGTCACTCtcgtactaaatttatctgtgctgtatacctctcacctaactcctctgactataagaaattctttgactacttaacttccaaagtggagcacattctgaccatcttccctattgcagagatctccattcttggagacttcagtgttcaccaccagctttggctttcctctcccttcactgaccatcctggtgaactagcctacaactttgctatcctccataacctagagcaattggtgcaacaccctactcgtattcctgaccgtcttggagatacgcccaacattcttgaccttttcctgacctctaatccttctgcttatgctgtcaccgtttcttctccgttgggctcctccgatcacaatctcatatctttattttgtcctatcgctccaatccctccttaggatccccctaagcgaaggtgcctctggcattttgccactgctagttggggggacctgaggaggtattttgctgattttccttggaatgactactgcttccatgtcagagacctgtctttgtgtgctgagcgcctaacagaggtgatagtgtctggcctggaggcgtacattcctcactctttttctcgtcctaaaccttctaaaccttggtttaacacagcttgttctcgtgctatacatgatagagaggtggcccacaaaaggtacttaagccttccatcaccagaatctcatgcactttatatttctacccggaaccatgccaattctgttctccaactagccaaaaactccttcattaacagaaaatgtcaaaacctttcaagatctaactcccctcgtgatttctggcatctagccataaatatctccaataactttgcttcttcttctttccctcctctatttcaaccagatggcaccactgctatcacatctatttctaaagctgaactcttcactcaaacctttgctaaaaactctaccttggacaattctgggcttgttcctccctctcctccaccctctgactacttcataccacgtattaaaattcttcacaatgatgttttccatgccctcgctggcctaaaccctcagaagacttatggacctgatggggtccctcgtattgttctccaaaactgtgcctccgtgcttgcaccttgcctagtcaaactctttcagctctgtctgtcaacatctacctttccttcttgctggaaatttgccaacattcaacctgttcctaaaaagggtgaccgttctaatccctcaaactaccgtcctattgctttaatttcctgcctatctaaagtttttgaatctatcctcaacagaaagatccttaaacatctatcacttcacaaccttctatctgatcgccagtatgggttccgtcaaggccgctctactggtgatcttctggctttccttactgagtcttggtcatcctcttttagagattttggtgaaacttttgctgttgccttggacatatcaaaagcttttgatagagtctggcacaaagctttgatttccaaactaccctccctCTGTTTGAATTATAATTACTtctgccattccttctcccatttcaacatcttctgtgtgtgtgtgtgtgtgtgtgtgtgtgtgtgtgtgtgtgtgtgtgtgtgtgtgtgtgtgtgtgtgtgtgtgtgtgtgtgtgtgtgtgtgtgagagagagagagagagagagagagagagagagagagagagagagagagagagagagagagagagagagagagagagagagagagagagagagagagagagagagagagagagagagaaaggtgacagGCCACTAAGGCACAATATGCACAATGCACACATTGACCTGACCCTCTGATGTGCAAGGTCATGCCGCCCCGTCACTCAGCACACTGGGGCTTCTGCCAATAATGGATGCCCCCAAGTCTGTACCTGAGAGGTCATAACAGGTCACATAAGAGATGACATAAAAGAAGTCATACAATTATGAACAAATTTACAAGATTATAGTAAAAATTTTcagatgtttttaagtgtgtgtgtgtgtgtgtgtgtgtgtgtgtgtgtgtgtgtgtgtgtgtgtgtgtgtgtgtgtgtgtgtgtgtgtgtgtgtgtgtgtttccagattTCTGCAGTACTTTGCAGGAAACTGTTCTTCTTAatatcctcctacacacacccttcttcttcatcttctcatgcCCTCTCGTGCTTCtagtctctcaccaccaaattACTCTGGTCCAATTTTTCACTGTCcaacaaaatccaatataaGGCCATcagatcacctctctctcttctctcttccaaggGTGGGTAGGTTTAGttttagtctctcttcatatgataagtCTGATAGGGTCAGAGGCAACTTTGTCGCTGCTCAttgtattctttctaatttctttatgtcccttttaGTGCTGGGAGACCACATCGCTGCTGCATATTTCAAACTAGGTCTTATCATTGTCAGTTACATCcctaatcatctcttcatccaggtAGTTGAAtgttgttcttatgtttctcaccagattatatgtttcccctgtctttcttcttacatGTACCTCTGAGGACAACTTATCAGTGACAGTAATTCCAaggtctttctcttcactcttcacttttatttcctcattacccAATTTATAACTGAAGACTGGCATCACACAATTATGCCCAAACTTCAACACTCCTCATCTTTTTATGTTAAACTCCATTTTCCAAGTGTCACTCCAATCCCAAATCACATTCAGATCTCCCTGTAGAGCTTCACAATCCTctgtcctctccacttttcccatcaattttgcatcatcagcaaatagaCTCATGTAACTATTCACCCCTTCCATCACATCATTCACACAGGTAGCAAACATGACTGGTGGTAGTACTGAACCCTGCAGAACACCACTAATTACCTCTCTCCATGATGACTTTTTATCTTTgaccactgttctcatttcccttcctctcagaaaGTCACTGATCCAATGTAGGAGTGCTCCTCTCAGCCCACCAGACATTTCTCATTTCCACAACAGTCTGCTGTGGGGCACCTtatcaaaataaacacaatctgcccatccctctctttcttgtaccATATCTATGACTGGATTAGAAGCATCTTAAATTTGTTATACATGACCTTCCTTTCCTAAATCTGAATTGTCTGTctattaatatttctctcttttccagatattcacTCCATCTTTGTTTCACTATTCTTTGGCCCAATTTTGCCACTACACTTGTTAATGATGCTGGTCTATAATTAAAtggttcttctttgcttccactcTTATATATGGGGACTATACCTGCTTTTTTCCCAATGTTGggcaccactccttcccttaatGAAGTTATGATGAGTTTGTAAATCATGTGTGCAGGTTGATCTCTGCATTCCTTCACCACCCAAtcagacactccatcaggtccctgtgccttcctcacatccaagtcttccatcattattcttacctcatccactgttacctcaatctcactcactcttctacTTTCACATCTGCCGTCACCAGTCTACCAAATGTTCCCTCTCCAGTGAAGACACTGAAAGAAGTCATTCAAAACCTCTGCAATTTGTGCTTCTTCTTCAACATGTTTgccatttattttcagtttgttgaacccattcttattcttcattttaccaTTCTATAGAACATCCTTGGTTCATCCTTACATGTCTATAATGTCTTTTCatgaattctttatttcttccctccttagagtattcatttatctcccttttatATGCTGactccactcacactcacttaCATACTGCtcatctaccctccctccctcctcctccctttcttccatctctcccataactcctctgcttttccttccttctcccttgtctCCATATCTCCacttacctctttctcttctctctccctaacccagccactctctctctctctctctctctctctctctctctctctctctctctctctctctctctctctctctctctctctctctctcccacacacacacactttttttccatctggttTCTTCTGCAACATGAAAACCACATCCTTCTGATATTAGTACTTAATTCTCCTCagagccgccaccaccaccaccaccaccaccaccaccactgccacaaccactatcattattttcacctttatctttactcaggtggtgttgttgtggtctcCAGGGGCATTTTCATGAGTGACAAAGCAAGGATTttgcaagagaaaaagaaaatgccccATGAGAATTTTGGTGATCATctgtatggcctttgaaaatgtttttttaatgagaaagcaaagcattaAGAATACGAACAAGATAGAATTAAGCTAACACAGGAAGCTGGTAAGTTAGTTTGTTGTATACTAAATGCAAGGTCTTGTTTCTGGAAAGTTGTGCTTCAGGTTCAAACCAGTGACTATCAAGATTAACACATGTTCCTCACAAAACTTTTCCTACAGTGCAGTATACTATAatagacacaaacacatacaaaaataaatattactactactacttttctcctgtaagagggccactggccaggggcaacaaaaattttgaataaaaaaagaataaaaagccccagttttactactactccagtagtagtaaaactatATAGACTACAGACAAATGAGTAGTAAATACAACATCAAATCAATCCTTTAGGACCAAACCTAGGCATGTTAATACATCACTGCAATTCTGTCTGCTGCTGATCCCGTCATACAGAATCCATTAGCTATTTGTGGTGGGTTCCCACGGCAGAGGCTtcacgcagcagcagcaccaccacacgaGTAGCAGGCACACGCACCACACTCAGCCAGGAATGCACTTTCCAAGGCAACTgtggataatgaataaagaaaaaataataattagcctTGAATTGATTTTCCAGAGCACCTGTgaacagagaagaaatgaaaagaatagtaAATACTTCACAATAGTAAATGTGGCTacatttcaacatattttttacCTGGCTGGTCTCACAAGAGAGAACCCCTTCAGGGCCAGTTCAGGGTCAGCTCACCAGCACTATCAAAAAGACACCAAAGTCTGTACATGCTTATCTAACTGCCTGGCAAGTGTGCCATCAGcccaagataaataataaatctgaCTAGCAGCACAGCGTATATGTCACCAGCAAGAATCAAACAGATGTACACCTGAGAAGTTGGACAAACTGTACCTAAAACCATCAACAGAATTAGATTCAGGCACACTGTTAGCAAGAAAATTCCAGATTTTCATCACTCTGAGAAAAATGTGTGTCTGGCATCACAACAACTATAAGGAATGCTGACAGAAGTGGCTCAGATGAACAGGTCTGCTGCATTAACTGTATGgacggcctctagtgctgacagcagtggccgaggtgtacaagtctgttgcattaatttgtatggatggcctctagtgctgacagtagtggctgaggtgtacaagtctgttgcattaatttgtatggatggcctctagtgctgacagcagtggccgaggtgtacaagtctgttgcattaattgtaTGGATGGCTTCTAGTGCTGACAGAAGTGGCTGAGATgaacaagtctgttgcattaattgtatggatggcctctagtgctgataGAAGTGGCTgaggtgtacaagtctgttgcattaatttgtatggatggcctctagtgctgacagtagtggctgaGATGAGCAGGTCTGTTGTATtaattgtatggatggcctctagtgctgacacaAGGGGGCTGAGGTGAACAGTGATTGGGGAAAGTCCAtgaaagtctccaagaatggagatctctgcaaaagggaagagggtcagaatgtgctccactttggaagttaagtagtcaaagaatttcttatagtcagaggagttaggtgagagatatacagcatagataaattttgtttgagagtgactctgtagtcgtagccagatggtggaaaactcggaagattcaagagcgtgggcacaaaagcatgttaagtcattgcacacataaaggcaacatccagctttggatcgaaaatgaggatagagaaagtaggagggaacagaaaaggggctactgtcagttgtctcagacacctgattttcagggaggaaaagaagatgaggtttagaagaggagaggtggtgttctacagattgaaaattagatcttagactgtgaatgttgcagaagttaatgaagagaacgttgaggggggtgtcaagacacttaaggtcattgacagaaaggcagtccgacctaggcacatttatggtcccctccccagatggggactcggaggctggtgtaggaatcgccatgatgattttgaaatttttgagtgaagggtgtgtgtgtttttaggtgcttgtagttttgtgtggaggaagagagttgtctttagagggcaggctgtgactgcctccttgtgttgtgagacacaaagggaaatgttcagtgaggtcacagctgggtttaatgataagttcacagcacaccctgaatagtgctttagacctcactgggagtaattatcgttttggcaggtgtctactgcctccttctataACTAATGTCAAGGTTTGTCAcactgttttcttatgtaataccAGTAACCAATTGCAGtcacatgaaaatcaataaaatacatgGTTGGGTAAACATGTAATGCAATAATACTATATACCTGGGAATCTGAAGCAGTAGCTGAGGATCACTCCATTCACATCACAAACAAGTTGGATTTTCAGAGGGAGTGATAGCTTTTCCAGTTAAAGTAAAGGGCCTCGTCCACTCTTCGGGCCTTGATGGCAATGTGGGTGCCTGTGCACACAAAAGAATGTATTGGATGATCATGATACACAGtagctacatatatatatatatatatatatatatatatatatatatgttacgcataatgtggacaattgcctaatgtgaacattaggcagaaaattgcctaatgtgtacatcaagcaagtaggttgcgtaaagtttacaaattgttaacattaggcaaaaaatgcctattgttcaaattatgcagctcaattttgcccaatgtgaataaggaaaacataattaattaatgcaatattagtataagtaaaataggtcaatcgatctcagggttcagttgagtccaatcacaaatttttgcatgatctgcctgggtgacagcgcgagttgcatttaatttcttttcttaggcagctgcaccttcctgatgtacattgagtagtacattgacactttgtataaccttgcccaccagtggctcttgctgttgctgttctcatcgataggcagatatcaggaacctcttcagactttataagggtctgtttgatcccacttaggtcagctggtgtaaattttgttctaataatTCCCTCCCGACAACCTACAGTGTatagtccttcttcttccttaaggATGACTACTAACAGATTTTTTGGATCTGTTGGACCACGATCGACATCTGGAACCCTCAGCGTAGCACACTGACCAATGGACAATGGCTTAAGCAGGTTTTTGCCGCGTCTTGTCATCCGTGCTGCTGCCTTTGATTGTCCTATATTAGCTGCAACACGGATCTTTTGGAAATTCGTAGCTACTGTCTCTGCCCGtgtctctgcttctgcctcttcccctgcctctgcctctgcacctgtctctgcttctgcctctgcccctgtctgtgcttcttcttctgcctctaactctgttgctgcttctgcttctgcacctgtctctgcttctgcctctgACCTCCCTGCCCATgtctctgcttctgcttctgtctCTGCCCCTgtctgtgcttcttcttctgcctctgcccctgttgctgcttctgcctctgcacctgtctctgcttctgcctcAGTCTCTGCTTCCAGAAATGACTCGAGATCTTCCTCGGTGAATATATTACAAAAAGCTGTACTTGGCACGATAGATGATGCTAATCCAACTTGCGGATCTAgtccaaatgtaactttaaaagGACTGTGGCCAGTTGTTTCATGCTGACTGATATTAACTTGCCACTGAACAAACTTAAGACCTACTGACCactttttgctgttattttcccTCATCCAAATGGTTAGTTTGTCCTGGATCACACCGTTTAGACGTTCAACAGCTCCTTGGCTTTGAGGATGACGTGGGCGTCCAGTCACCAGCTTCAGCTCTGGCCATAGCATTGAAAGCTCGGTGATGATGGCATTCACAAACTCCCGTCCGTTGTCGGAATGTAAAATAGCAGGTGCTCCAAATGTCAGAAATATATCTAGAAGGTTCGCTGCGACTTCCTCTGCTCTTTTTGATGTCAGTGGACGCAACACACAAAATTTGCTGAAATGATTTACATATGTCATGATGTACTTAAAGTTTCCATCAGGTAATGTTTGAAAATTTATAAGATCTATCTGGCATCTAGAATGGATATCATGACTGCGTACCGGTTTTACTACCAAACCCTTTGGAGTTTTTCTGGCTTTCTTTTGATGACAGTGCTCACAGAATGAAATGTAGAGGTAGCATACTTCTTGTGTGATGTTTGAccatttctttctcacttctgcAATTGTTTTCTTGCCACCTCCATGGCCAATAGCTTCATGAGCTGTTTTAATAATACCAAACACTTCTTCTACACATGCAACAAACTTAAATTCATGTTCACTGGTATCTTTTCTTTTGCGAATAAGTCGGTCAGCATTGCCAACACGCAGAACTTCATAGCGTTTCTTGAGGTTATAGTCAAATGTAGACTGGGCTCCAGAAGAATTGATTCTTAACAAATCCTGCAACCACTGATCACGCTGGAGAGCGGGCTGGATGACAGCATTTTCAGCCTTGCCTTGCAGCGTTTGACGCAGCTGAAGTTCAAAAGCAGCTTGATCCATAGTGCATAAACTGTAATAGATAGAAAAGTTTAGTaatttacaaagaaaatatagagaaaaaaacatcagcGAACCCACACAGTAATCAGAAATCCATAAGTTTAGAAAGATTTAGCATCACACTCACTTTACTTCGCGTTTTAGCGCCACTTTACTTCGCGTTTTAGCGCCACTCACTATGCTTCTCGTTTGAAAGAATTTGCACGCACCTGCTCACAACAACTCGGTTATAACAAACCCAAAGCTTCGAACAACATCTTTGCTCACAACAACTCGgtaacagacccaaagtttcgaacaacattcgaacaaaactgtagacactggtttgtcattcaattcacattaggcaaaatacccttgcctaatttgaaaatcatgcctaaagtggacattaagcaagtaagttgcctattgtcaacatcgtgcaaacaaattgcctaatatgaagattaggcaatttcactgcctaatgttcacattaggcaattatccacattatgcgtgacatatatatatatatatatatatatatatatatatatatatatatatatatatatatatatatatatatatatactcgtatatatatatatatatatatatatatatatatatatatatatacatatatatatatatatatatatatatatatatatatatatatatatatatatatatatatatatatatatatatatagcatccCTGCACTGGATATGCACACAATATACATAAgatatgaaaactttttaatGCTTAACAAGAACTTGAGGCTGTGAGATACCTTTCACTCAAAGTAAACAccgatgaagtgatagattataacaatagcaataaattTTAAACAAAATATACTATTGTTAATCTTACCATCAATGGTCCCAATAACTCTTAAGAAATTTTCGATCCTGAAGAaatgctgtgcagttctcctTTGATCAAGGTGTGTTGAAGGCATCTTGATTTCCTGCACCGACTTATCACTCaacacaatgcacacacactcgAAGACCCTGCTGACGCTTGCGTAAGTCCTGAAAGCAGATTATAAgccattagttttcattttatttattttagataAGATACATCTTTCTGctgtaagcaaaaaaaaaaaaaaaaaaaaaaaaaaaaaaaaaaaaaaaaaatcagcaacaTAAATTCAATGATCCCTCTATTATGTAGTGCACCGTTCAAGTACACCCAGGTGTACTTGCTGGcacgtttggtaaggttagcatcatccctcatccctccttatTAATTATACATTCACATATTTTGACACTAGGAACTAATCTTGACATATTCCTAACACTGGATTACAACTTTATAAACCGTGGCATGCAGTAGATTGACTTTTATGCCTTTTACCCTTGAAAGTCAGCCACACTTAAATATTATTCACCATACTGAACATCAGTTTATTCACCTACAAAAGTTATTAATGGGATATTGtgcaatttgtaaaaaaaaaaaaaaatagtaattgtTTAGAGTCCCCTCTTGTCCTTATTACACGtctatcctcttccattctttcgcaTATACCTCTTGATAAACCTGAAAATATAGTATAAGGTTGGGGGAGATGTGTCCCCATCCTTTAGGGGTGTTCCAGAAGTTATGCTAACTTatattagtgtccttaagggtgGGTCTAGCCCCCgtggttacgttagattaggtaatgtttCATATAAAAGTGTACGgtgactaacctaaccactGTTAACCTCTGGGTGGCCTTCGCCCATCCCCTGAACCCCCTGAAGAACAGGGTCACTTCTTCCTCGCCTTAAAGTTACGTTTTGTGTACCTAAAGGTATATGCGAAGAATGTAagagaatagaccagtaatgAGGTCAGGGAAAGGGCTCCCTGACAATTTCCACAACAGCCAGCCCCTGTGCTGAATGAAGCATGCAACACCAGTATCATCTTACCTGCAGTGTCTCCAATGACGTTTTGGAAGGACCCACTGGCAAACAATCTCAGGGCCAGCAAAACCTGGGTGTGAGTTGGTAATGCCTGGCTTTGCCTTGTTCTTCTCTCCAGCTGAGACTGCATCTCCTCAAACAAGAGGATAAGGTCTGCCTAGGGAAGTGGTATTTGAGCATCAGCTCATTATCACTCAATGCCAAGGAATCAAGGCGATTCCAAAAGCGCCTTTCTCGCCTCAAGGCACGAACGTGGAAGTATGCAAAGAAAATATCCAATATATGCAGGAGAAGCGACGAAAACAATACTTAATCACAATACAAACTTATTGCTGCGAGGCGGAATGGGGAGCGCGCACGTGTGGGGCAAAtcagcctcttccttttcatgctTCGTTTTCAGTGTTCCATGCAAGATTTCACTTTATGCATCACAAAACCATACTTTCTTGGTGATAAAGcttgtaaataataaaaaaaaaaaagttattttgtgcacataaatatttaaataagagTTTTCGGGCGAGTTAACTTACACCACCTCAGGAGGTGGTGTAACTACCTTGCTACCATGGCAACACCAACCTCTTATGCGTTCGTGGATACCATTTGGCTGCCGGAGGTTGATAATAACCGTTTCGTGGATCTGGCCCCTGATGACTGGGAAGATCACTGCTGGGAGCAAACTTGGAAAGATGACCTTGGGCGAGTCCGGGCATTGAGAAGGGCTGggtggggagtggtggtgg
It encodes the following:
- the LOC135098909 gene encoding KRAB-A domain-containing protein 2-like; amino-acid sequence: MFFSLYFLCKLLNFSIYYSLCTMDQAAFELQLRQTLQGKAENAVIQPALQRDQWLQDLLRINSSGAQSTFDYNLKKRYEVLRVGNADRLIRKRKDTSEHEFKFVACVEEVFGIIKTAHEAIGHGGGKKTIAEVRKKWSNITQEVCYLYISFCEHCHQKKARKTPKGLVVKPVRSHDIHSRCQIDLINFQTLPDGNFKYIMTYVNHFSKFCVLRPLTSKRAEEVAANLLDIFLTFGAPAILHSDNGREFVNAIITELSMLWPELKLVTGRPRHPQSQGAVERLNGVIQDKLTIWMRENNSKKWSVGLKFVQWQVNISQHETTGHSPFKVTFGLDPQVGLASSIVPSTAFCNIFTEEDLESFLEAETEAEAETGAEAEAATGAEAEEEAQTGAETEAEAETWAGRSEAEAETGAEAEAATELEAEEEAQTGAEAEAETGAEAEAGEEAEAETRAETVATNFQKIRVAANIGQSKAAARMTRRGKNLLKPLSIGQCATLRVPDVDRGPTDPKNLHPHCHQEISILGDFHGLSPITVHLSPLVSALEAIHTINTTDLLISATTVSTRGHPYKLMQQTCTPQPLLSALEAIHTINATDLFISATSVSTRSHPYN